A single window of Aythya fuligula isolate bAytFul2 chromosome Z, bAytFul2.pri, whole genome shotgun sequence DNA harbors:
- the KIAA1958 gene encoding uncharacterized protein KIAA1958 homolog isoform X2: MEDCLHTSSENLSKLVSWAHSHGTICSLIPNLKHLLSEGAHGNLTAMWGCSAGHAYHWPLAATCRAGSQERVCFQDSRSFNSDSPSMLGVPSEAQASPLERYPGRPGKAKLDCTRTRDSCDFSYCSEPSELGEAVEEYEDEATLFDMVCESSVTDEDSDFEPHPHRAPGGPRKRPPAVLPAAAHAQPADEGGGEVLLKKIKQELPEDYYIVANAELTAGADGPALALTQMSKPKPPAQAGPSGMVATRTLPLPAAGPDPDPPHLCSSPPGPPRLPAQRPPRGALASPARGTAGGVPSATLQVPATSSNATAVGKAISIPLSALQLPGQEETPATEETPPPALQSAPGGEAAASPSVSAEPEVSSSQQQPPAAPAATPEAAAPSMPDQDERAAELSREQNEKTIRSTQTALRNFREFLISKYPSETREIYVIPCKELDAYLASFFVDARQKDGSEYEPNSLANYQCGLERYLKEHRYGYSITRDKEFKRSQEALKQKQIELRCKGKGNKPHKSMKLTFADELILRKRGLLSRYNPEGLLNLVWLNNTKAFGHCTGFHGSTLKWGDIRLRVTETGLEYLEWMGPDNGDVSAKSKRGGTDSRVYATQHSPQTCPVQDYKEYAQRRPPAMRYEDAPFYLSIKPVVNLAALHWYNCQALGKNKLAKMVKTMCEKGNIPGRKTNFSVYQSCSTLSEAQSNQLVLICNNLSQQAAQSMASHSNTGNFIVSASYDSSSDTA, encoded by the exons ATGGAGGACTGCCTTCACACCTCCTCCGAAAACCTGTCCAAGCTGGTGAGCTGGGCCCACAGCCACGGGACCATCTGCAGCCTCATCCCCAACCTCAAGCACCTGCTGTCCGAGGGGGCCCACGGCAACCTGACGGCCATGTGGGGCTGCAGCGCCGGCCATGCCTACCACTGGCCCCTGGCCGCCACGTGCCGGGCGGGCTCGCAGGAGCGTGTCTGCTTCCAGGACAGCCGCAGCTTCAACTCGGACAGCCCCAGCATGCTGGGGGTGCCCTCGGAGGCTCAGGCCAGCCCCTTGGAGCGCTACCCAGGCCGGCCGGGGAAAGCCAAGCTGGACTGCACCCGCACCCGCGACTCCTGCGACTTCTCCTACTGCAGCGAGCCCTCGGAGCTGGGTGAGGCGGTGGAGGAGTACGAGGATGAGGCCACGCTCTTCGACATGGTCTGCGAGTCCTCGGTGACTGACGAGGACAGCGACTTCGAGCCTCATCCCCACCGTGCCCCCGGCGGCCCTCGGAAGCGGCCACCCGCCgtcctccccgccgccgcccaTGCCCAGCCGGCTGACGAGGGGGGCGGCGAGGTGCTCCTCAAGAAGATCAAGCAGGAGCTGCCCGAGGACTACTACATCGTGGCCAACGCCGAGCTGACGGCTGGCGCCGACGGGCCGGCACTGGCCCTCACCCAGATGTCCAAGCCCAAGCCACCAGCGCAGGCTGGACCCTCCGGCATGGTTGCCACCAGGACCCTACCCCTGCCCGCTGCTGGCCCGGACCCTGACCCACCACATCTCTGCTCCTCCCCACCCGGGCCACCCCGGCTCCCTGCTCAGAGGCCACCCCGGGGTGCCCTGGCCTCCCCAGCCCGGGGTACGGCTGGTGGCGTCCCCTCGGCCACCCTGCAGGTGCCAGCCACCAGCTCCAATGCCACCGCCGTGGGGAAGGCCATCAGCATCCCGCtatcagccctgcagctgcccggGCAGGAGGAGACCCCGGCCACCGAGGAGACCCCACCGCCCGCCCTGCAGTCGGCCCCGGGGGGCGAAGCAGCAGCATCGCCCTCGGTGAGCGCGGAGCCCGAGGtcagctccagccagcagcagccccccgccgcccccgctgCCACCCCTGAGGCAGCAGCGCCGTCAATGCCAG aCCAGGATGagagagcagcagagctcagcagggagcagaacGAGAAGACCATTCGCAGCACACAGACGGCTCTCCGCAATTTCCGAGAGTTCCTCATCTCCAAATATCCTTCTGAGACCCGGGAGATCTACGTCATCCCCTGCAAGGAGCTTGATGCCTACCTTGCGTCCTTCTTTGTGGACGCCAGGCAGAAGGATGGGTCTGAATACGAGCCGAACAGCCTGGCCAACTATCAGTGTGGGCTGGAGCGGTACCTCAAAGAGCACAGGTATGGGTACAGCATTACCAGGGATAAGGAGTTCAAAAGGTCCCAGGAGGCTCTAAAGCAAAAGCAGATAGAGCTGAGGTgtaaagggaaaggaaacaagcCACACAAATCCATGAAGCTCACCTTTGCTGATGAACTTATCCTGCGCAAACGAGGCTTGTTGAGCCGGTACAATCCCGAAGGGCTCCTGAACCTTGTCTGGCTGAACAACACCAAGGCCTTCGGGCACTGCACAGGTTTCCATGGCTCCACCCTCAAGTGGGGAGACATCCGGCTGCGGGTGACAGAGACGGGGCTGGAGTACCTGGAGTGGATGGGACCGGACAACGGAGACGTCAGCGCCAAGAGCAAGAGAGGCGGGACGGACTCGCGGGTGTACGCCACCCAGCACTCGCCGCAGACCTGCCCGGTGCAAGACTACAAGGAGTACGCCCAGAGGCGGCCGCCAGCCATGCGCTACGAGGATGCGCCGTTTTACCTCTCCATCAAACCCGTCGTCAACCTGGCTGCTCTTCACTGGTACAACTGCCAAGCCCTGGGGAAAAACAAGCTGGCCAAGATGGTAAAGACGATGTGCGAGAAGGGCAACATCCCCGGCAGGAAGACCAACTTCAGCGTCTACCAGAGCTGTAGCACGTTGTCGGAAGCGCAGAGCAACCAGCTCGTGCTGATCTGCAATAACTTgagccagcaggctgcccagTCCATGGCAAGCCACTCCAATACTGGCAACTTCATCGTGTCAGCATCCTATGACTCTTCCTCTGACACAGCTTGA
- the KIAA1958 gene encoding uncharacterized protein KIAA1958 homolog isoform X1 has translation MEDCLHTSSENLSKLVSWAHSHGTICSLIPNLKHLLSEGAHGNLTAMWGCSAGHAYHWPLAATCRAGSQERVCFQDSRSFNSDSPSMLGVPSEAQASPLERYPGRPGKAKLDCTRTRDSCDFSYCSEPSELGEAVEEYEDEATLFDMVCESSVTDEDSDFEPHPHRAPGGPRKRPPAVLPAAAHAQPADEGGGEVLLKKIKQELPEDYYIVANAELTAGADGPALALTQMSKPKPPAQAGPSGMVATRTLPLPAAGPDPDPPHLCSSPPGPPRLPAQRPPRGALASPARGTAGGVPSATLQVPATSSNATAVGKAISIPLSALQLPGQEETPATEETPPPALQSAPGGEAAASPSVSAEPEVSSSQQQPPAAPAATPEAAAPSMPEPARAGWVTSMKTDQDERAAELSREQNEKTIRSTQTALRNFREFLISKYPSETREIYVIPCKELDAYLASFFVDARQKDGSEYEPNSLANYQCGLERYLKEHRYGYSITRDKEFKRSQEALKQKQIELRCKGKGNKPHKSMKLTFADELILRKRGLLSRYNPEGLLNLVWLNNTKAFGHCTGFHGSTLKWGDIRLRVTETGLEYLEWMGPDNGDVSAKSKRGGTDSRVYATQHSPQTCPVQDYKEYAQRRPPAMRYEDAPFYLSIKPVVNLAALHWYNCQALGKNKLAKMVKTMCEKGNIPGRKTNFSVYQSCSTLSEAQSNQLVLICNNLSQQAAQSMASHSNTGNFIVSASYDSSSDTA, from the exons ATGGAGGACTGCCTTCACACCTCCTCCGAAAACCTGTCCAAGCTGGTGAGCTGGGCCCACAGCCACGGGACCATCTGCAGCCTCATCCCCAACCTCAAGCACCTGCTGTCCGAGGGGGCCCACGGCAACCTGACGGCCATGTGGGGCTGCAGCGCCGGCCATGCCTACCACTGGCCCCTGGCCGCCACGTGCCGGGCGGGCTCGCAGGAGCGTGTCTGCTTCCAGGACAGCCGCAGCTTCAACTCGGACAGCCCCAGCATGCTGGGGGTGCCCTCGGAGGCTCAGGCCAGCCCCTTGGAGCGCTACCCAGGCCGGCCGGGGAAAGCCAAGCTGGACTGCACCCGCACCCGCGACTCCTGCGACTTCTCCTACTGCAGCGAGCCCTCGGAGCTGGGTGAGGCGGTGGAGGAGTACGAGGATGAGGCCACGCTCTTCGACATGGTCTGCGAGTCCTCGGTGACTGACGAGGACAGCGACTTCGAGCCTCATCCCCACCGTGCCCCCGGCGGCCCTCGGAAGCGGCCACCCGCCgtcctccccgccgccgcccaTGCCCAGCCGGCTGACGAGGGGGGCGGCGAGGTGCTCCTCAAGAAGATCAAGCAGGAGCTGCCCGAGGACTACTACATCGTGGCCAACGCCGAGCTGACGGCTGGCGCCGACGGGCCGGCACTGGCCCTCACCCAGATGTCCAAGCCCAAGCCACCAGCGCAGGCTGGACCCTCCGGCATGGTTGCCACCAGGACCCTACCCCTGCCCGCTGCTGGCCCGGACCCTGACCCACCACATCTCTGCTCCTCCCCACCCGGGCCACCCCGGCTCCCTGCTCAGAGGCCACCCCGGGGTGCCCTGGCCTCCCCAGCCCGGGGTACGGCTGGTGGCGTCCCCTCGGCCACCCTGCAGGTGCCAGCCACCAGCTCCAATGCCACCGCCGTGGGGAAGGCCATCAGCATCCCGCtatcagccctgcagctgcccggGCAGGAGGAGACCCCGGCCACCGAGGAGACCCCACCGCCCGCCCTGCAGTCGGCCCCGGGGGGCGAAGCAGCAGCATCGCCCTCGGTGAGCGCGGAGCCCGAGGtcagctccagccagcagcagccccccgccgcccccgctgCCACCCCTGAGGCAGCAGCGCCGTCAATGCCAG AACCAGCAAGGGCAGGGTGGGTCACATCAATGAAGACAG aCCAGGATGagagagcagcagagctcagcagggagcagaacGAGAAGACCATTCGCAGCACACAGACGGCTCTCCGCAATTTCCGAGAGTTCCTCATCTCCAAATATCCTTCTGAGACCCGGGAGATCTACGTCATCCCCTGCAAGGAGCTTGATGCCTACCTTGCGTCCTTCTTTGTGGACGCCAGGCAGAAGGATGGGTCTGAATACGAGCCGAACAGCCTGGCCAACTATCAGTGTGGGCTGGAGCGGTACCTCAAAGAGCACAGGTATGGGTACAGCATTACCAGGGATAAGGAGTTCAAAAGGTCCCAGGAGGCTCTAAAGCAAAAGCAGATAGAGCTGAGGTgtaaagggaaaggaaacaagcCACACAAATCCATGAAGCTCACCTTTGCTGATGAACTTATCCTGCGCAAACGAGGCTTGTTGAGCCGGTACAATCCCGAAGGGCTCCTGAACCTTGTCTGGCTGAACAACACCAAGGCCTTCGGGCACTGCACAGGTTTCCATGGCTCCACCCTCAAGTGGGGAGACATCCGGCTGCGGGTGACAGAGACGGGGCTGGAGTACCTGGAGTGGATGGGACCGGACAACGGAGACGTCAGCGCCAAGAGCAAGAGAGGCGGGACGGACTCGCGGGTGTACGCCACCCAGCACTCGCCGCAGACCTGCCCGGTGCAAGACTACAAGGAGTACGCCCAGAGGCGGCCGCCAGCCATGCGCTACGAGGATGCGCCGTTTTACCTCTCCATCAAACCCGTCGTCAACCTGGCTGCTCTTCACTGGTACAACTGCCAAGCCCTGGGGAAAAACAAGCTGGCCAAGATGGTAAAGACGATGTGCGAGAAGGGCAACATCCCCGGCAGGAAGACCAACTTCAGCGTCTACCAGAGCTGTAGCACGTTGTCGGAAGCGCAGAGCAACCAGCTCGTGCTGATCTGCAATAACTTgagccagcaggctgcccagTCCATGGCAAGCCACTCCAATACTGGCAACTTCATCGTGTCAGCATCCTATGACTCTTCCTCTGACACAGCTTGA